ATTTTGTGAAGCGCTACCTCGTCGCGGAATCGAGCTAGCGGCCCGCATGCAGACGGGCCCGAGAACCAGTAACCCCTCAGTCATCCATGAAAACGACGAAAGCCGTCCACGGAGTGTTGCCGGTTTTCCAAACGGCCTATGACGATGACGAATCCATCGATTACGGGACCGTTGAAAGGGAAATCGAGTGGCTTTTCGATCACGGGGCGGATGGCGTGGTGATGGCGATGGTGTCGGAGGTTCTCCGGCTCTCCTCGGATGAGCGGATGAAACTGGCGGAGATTGTCGTCAGGAAAGCGGCCTCCCGCGGTGCCGTTGTCATCAGTGTGGGTGCTGAATCCTCGAAAGTGGCCGAGGAATTCACGAGGCATGCCGAGGCGGCCGGTGCGGATGCCGTGATGGCGATTCCACCGGTGAGTGTGCCGGTGCCGGAGGCAGAGTTGGAATCGTATTACTCGAGGATTCTGAACGCGTCGGATCTTCCGGTCATTGTGCAGGATGCGAGCGGTTATGTAGGCCGGCCCATGAGCATTGAACTGCAAGCCCGGCTGCTGGAGGAATTCGGCGCCGATCGAGTTTGGTTCAAACCCGAGGCCACCCCGATTGTGCCGCGATTGATCGAACTGCGCCAAGCCACGGCCGGAAAAGCCAAAGTCTTCGAGGGCACGGGCGGGATTGCCCTGGTGGAATCGTACGCTGTGGGCGTGGCGGGAACCATGCCGGGGGCAGACCTTATTCAAGCGCTGGTGGCGTTGTGGCGCGCGTTGACCACAGGGGACTCCGCCAAGGCGGCTGCCATTCATCGACCCCTGTCCGAACTCATCGGTTTGCAAACCCGTTTGGACGCGTTTCTGGCCGTGGAGAAGCACTTGCTGCACCGGCAGGGAGTCTTTCCGAGCACGAGAATACGAGGTCCAGTGGGCTGCCGGTTGGATGCGGAAACGCTGTCCAAAGTCGATCATCTCTTCGACCATTTGAGTGAAGTCGTGGAGGCGCGAAAAGACGGCGCTTTATGAGTGGAGGTGGGGACTCCGGAGCCACGGAGGCGGGAATGGAACGGCCCACGCGAGTTCGTCATCGGGTGTTGGCTGGACTGTGTTTGGCGGCGGCATTGGCGTATTTGTGCCGCAATGTGGTGGCCGTGGCGGAGAGCACTCTTCGCAACGACTTGGGTTTGACGAAGCAGGAATCCGGGTGGTTGATGAGCGCGTTCTTTTTCAGTTACGCGCTGGGCCAGATTCCTTGCTCGAGTTTGGGCATGAGATTTGGGCCTCGCCGGGTTCTGCCTGCCCTGGCCGCCTTGTGGTCGGCCGCGACACTGGCCGCGGCCTTTGTTTCCGGCCTGGCGTGGGCGGCGTGTTGGCGGGTGGTTCAGGGCCTGGCGCAGGCCGGCCTTTTCCCCACCACCACACTGTGTTTGGCTCGATGGATTCCGCAGTCGGATAGGGCCACCGCAACCGGATGGCTGACGAGTTTCATGTCTTTGGGGGGAGCCTTGTGCGCCTGGTTAACCGGTTGGATGCTGGAATGGCTGGATCCGCGAGTGGCGCCGGGATGGAACTGGAGGATTACGTTCCTTGTTATTTCGATGCCTGGATTGATCTGGGCGGTCGTGTTTTGGCGATGGTTTCGAGACCATCCGCGGGAACATGGCGCGGTGAACGCGGCGGAGATTCGAAGGATTCGACCGGAAGGTGAAACCCTGGGGAGCGAGGCCGGGGAGGGTTTGGCGCAAGGCGCTCGCGTGAATCCGGGTGGAACGCCCTGGAGGACCCTGGCGGGGAGCGCAACGTTGTGGTGGATTTGTTTGCAGCAGGCGTGCCGTGCGGCGGGATACATTTTCTTCGCGAGCTGGTTTGCGACGTATTTACAGGAAACGCGCGGGGTTGGGGTCGCGAAGTCGGGTTTCCTGAACATGCTTCCGCTGCTCGCGGTGGTGGGCGGGAGTCTGGTCGGGGGCGGGGTGTCGGATTTGATTTGGAGGCGCACCCGGAGTCTGGCTCGGGCGCGATGCGGTCTGAGCGCGGGATCTTTGATCGGATGCGCGGTTCTGATTTTCCTGTCCAAGAGCTTGCAGGATCCTTTGAGCGCGGTCCTGGTGATCAGCGCGGGGTCATTTCTGGCGGGACTGGCCTCGCCTTGCGCCTACGCGTTAACGATTGACCTGGGCGGGTCGCACACGACTACGGTGAATGCGACCATGAACATGATGGGCAACCTCGGCGCTTGGGCCTTTCCCATCGTGGTGCCCTGGATTCTGGAGCGGTTTGGAGGGTGGGACGCGGTCTTGTGGGCCTTCGGCGGCTTGCACTTGATGGCGGCGGCGGCATGGATGATGGTGCGGACTGATCGACCGGTCGTGGCGTGAGGAGGGAGGCCATGAGTTGGGGATCAAGGAATCCCTTTTGACCCTTGCGTGGTCGGGGAGGGGTCCGGCAGCTTTGCGGCTGTGTCGCAGATGTTAAAGTCTTCGGGTGCCATGGGGTTCGCCACGCTGGTCAGCCGCGTTCTCGGCATGGTCCGGGAAATGGTTTACGCGGGTTACATGGGGGACAGTCCGGTCGCGGGCATCTTCAAGCTCGCCTACACGATCCCCAATCTGTTTCGACGGTTGCTCGGGGAAGGGGCTTTGACGGCGGCATTCATTCCCACCTTCAAGGATAAGGAGCGCAAAGAAGGGGAGGCATCGATGTGGGAATCGGCCAACGCCGTCCTCTCGGCCACCCTGGTGGCGACAGGGGTGATTGTGTTGCTGGCCTGGGCGGGCTTAAGCGCGGCGCTGGCGAGTCAGGCATGGAGTGGCGAAACGAGGCTGGTGCTGGAATTGACCCGGTTGATGTTTCCTTACCTGATGTTGGTCTGCGTGGCGGCGATCCTGATTGGAATGCTGAACTCGAGAGGCCATTTCTTTGTGCCCGCCATGGGCGCGGCCATGCTCAATGTGGTGATGATTCTGGCCGTTTTCTTGATCGCGCCCCG
This sequence is a window from Verrucomicrobiota bacterium. Protein-coding genes within it:
- a CDS encoding dihydrodipicolinate synthase family protein — protein: MKTTKAVHGVLPVFQTAYDDDESIDYGTVEREIEWLFDHGADGVVMAMVSEVLRLSSDERMKLAEIVVRKAASRGAVVISVGAESSKVAEEFTRHAEAAGADAVMAIPPVSVPVPEAELESYYSRILNASDLPVIVQDASGYVGRPMSIELQARLLEEFGADRVWFKPEATPIVPRLIELRQATAGKAKVFEGTGGIALVESYAVGVAGTMPGADLIQALVALWRALTTGDSAKAAAIHRPLSELIGLQTRLDAFLAVEKHLLHRQGVFPSTRIRGPVGCRLDAETLSKVDHLFDHLSEVVEARKDGAL
- a CDS encoding MFS transporter — its product is MSGGGDSGATEAGMERPTRVRHRVLAGLCLAAALAYLCRNVVAVAESTLRNDLGLTKQESGWLMSAFFFSYALGQIPCSSLGMRFGPRRVLPALAALWSAATLAAAFVSGLAWAACWRVVQGLAQAGLFPTTTLCLARWIPQSDRATATGWLTSFMSLGGALCAWLTGWMLEWLDPRVAPGWNWRITFLVISMPGLIWAVVFWRWFRDHPREHGAVNAAEIRRIRPEGETLGSEAGEGLAQGARVNPGGTPWRTLAGSATLWWICLQQACRAAGYIFFASWFATYLQETRGVGVAKSGFLNMLPLLAVVGGSLVGGGVSDLIWRRTRSLARARCGLSAGSLIGCAVLIFLSKSLQDPLSAVLVISAGSFLAGLASPCAYALTIDLGGSHTTTVNATMNMMGNLGAWAFPIVVPWILERFGGWDAVLWAFGGLHLMAAAAWMMVRTDRPVVA